From Nitrobacter sp. NHB1, a single genomic window includes:
- a CDS encoding aminopeptidase P family protein, with product MFEAHFQTFEDPEGGVALTARLAAFRDELVRQQLTGFVIPRADQQQNEYVAPSEERLAWLTGFTGSAGLAVVLATEAAVFVDGRYTLQAAQQVDTQAWGVASLVDPPPESWLAEHLHAGDRLGYDPWLHTSAAVERLATACAKAGAELVPVESNPVDSIWTDRSAPPLGPVTIHGAKFAGESETDKLARIRTEMTKLGIDALVLSDSHAVAWTFNIRGADVSHTPLPLSYAVVPKDGRPIVFVDSRKLSNVSRDHLERNADVCEPDALTEALTEIAASGAAIALDKATAADALTRLITSAGGKPVRGDDPVALLKAVKNPTEIAGARTAHQRDAVALVRFLAWIDREAPKGTLTEIDAVEALETFRRETGALKDVSFPTISGTGPNGAIVHYRVTRKSNRRIAPGDLLLIDSGAQYEDGTTDVTRTIAIGDPTDEMRDRFTRVLRGHIAIARAVFPDGTTGAQLDTLARQFLWQAGVDFEHGTGHGVGSYLSVHEGPARISKLGTTPLKRGMILSNEPGYYKRDAFGIRIENLVLVRAVEIPGAEKPMNGFETLTLAPIDRRLIDRRISKKEVMWLNEYHARVRREVRPHLDEATKIWLDAATEPLPVEDSAPG from the coding sequence ATGTTCGAAGCCCATTTCCAGACATTCGAGGACCCCGAAGGCGGCGTCGCGCTGACCGCCCGCCTCGCCGCGTTTCGCGATGAACTGGTACGGCAGCAACTGACCGGATTCGTGATTCCGCGCGCCGACCAGCAGCAGAACGAATATGTCGCGCCCTCCGAGGAACGGCTGGCATGGCTCACCGGATTCACCGGATCGGCCGGCCTCGCCGTCGTGCTCGCGACGGAAGCCGCGGTGTTTGTCGATGGCCGCTATACATTGCAGGCGGCGCAACAGGTGGATACCCAGGCCTGGGGCGTCGCTTCGCTGGTCGATCCGCCCCCGGAAAGCTGGCTGGCCGAGCATCTCCACGCCGGCGACCGCCTCGGATACGATCCATGGCTGCATACGTCGGCAGCAGTCGAACGCCTCGCGACCGCTTGCGCGAAAGCCGGCGCCGAACTGGTCCCGGTCGAGAGCAATCCGGTCGACAGTATCTGGACCGATCGTTCCGCACCGCCGCTCGGCCCGGTCACGATCCACGGCGCGAAGTTCGCAGGCGAGAGCGAGACCGACAAGCTCGCGCGCATCCGCACCGAGATGACAAAACTCGGCATCGATGCGCTGGTGCTGTCGGATTCCCACGCGGTGGCGTGGACCTTCAACATTCGCGGCGCCGACGTCTCGCATACGCCGCTGCCTTTGTCCTACGCCGTGGTGCCGAAAGACGGCCGCCCCATCGTGTTCGTCGACTCCCGCAAGCTCTCCAACGTGAGCCGCGATCACCTCGAACGCAATGCCGATGTGTGCGAGCCGGACGCGTTGACCGAGGCGCTTACGGAAATAGCCGCGTCCGGCGCAGCCATCGCGCTCGACAAGGCGACCGCCGCGGACGCATTGACCCGTCTGATCACGTCTGCGGGCGGCAAGCCGGTGCGTGGTGATGATCCCGTTGCGCTGCTGAAGGCGGTGAAGAACCCAACCGAGATCGCGGGCGCCCGCACCGCGCATCAGCGCGACGCGGTGGCGCTGGTACGATTTCTCGCCTGGATCGACCGCGAGGCGCCGAAGGGCACGCTAACCGAAATCGACGCCGTCGAGGCACTGGAAACTTTTCGCCGCGAGACCGGCGCGCTGAAAGACGTCTCCTTCCCCACCATCTCCGGCACCGGACCGAACGGCGCCATCGTCCACTACCGCGTCACCCGCAAGAGCAACCGCCGCATCGCGCCCGGCGATCTCTTGCTGATCGATTCCGGCGCGCAATACGAGGACGGCACCACCGACGTCACCCGCACCATCGCGATCGGCGATCCGACCGACGAAATGCGCGACCGCTTCACCCGCGTGCTGCGTGGCCACATCGCCATCGCCCGCGCGGTGTTTCCCGACGGCACCACCGGCGCGCAACTCGATACGCTGGCACGGCAGTTTCTCTGGCAGGCCGGCGTCGACTTCGAGCACGGCACCGGCCACGGCGTCGGCAGCTATCTCTCGGTGCATGAGGGTCCGGCGCGGATCTCGAAACTCGGGACCACGCCGCTGAAGCGCGGCATGATCCTGTCCAACGAGCCCGGCTACTACAAGCGCGATGCGTTCGGCATCCGGATCGAAAATCTGGTGCTGGTCAGGGCGGTCGAGATTCCCGGCGCCGAAAAGCCAATGAACGGCTTCGAGACGTTGACGCTGGCGCCGATCGACCGCCGCCTGATCGATCGCCGCATCAGCAAGAAAGAGGTGATGTGGCTCAATGAGTACCATGCCCGCGTCCGCCGCGAGGTGCGCCCGCATCTCGACGAGGCCACCAAGATCTGGCTCGACGCCGCGACGGAGCCGCTGCCGGTGGAAGACAGTGCGCCCGGCTAG
- a CDS encoding class I SAM-dependent methyltransferase — translation MDKLVGTKQEADALQGRGVLQSEDEWAARNRHLVESLSSLMNEHVRFRTGKALDIGCQNGELTDSYAAATALGWQGLEPDLECPTRSRAGLQMQPGVAHDLPFGDQSFDCIALANVFEHIKPVLHNASMEEIYRVLVPGGILVGQIPNPYFPIESHSRLPFFGFVPRKLQPLYWKLTPTGWDFEKAHFFITTIGHVKKAAAAAGFSMVLAQDFNYRAEAVPKALRWAARLHSRLGVVPWAWQFVFRRMEH, via the coding sequence ATGGATAAGCTCGTTGGCACGAAGCAGGAAGCAGACGCCCTCCAGGGGCGGGGCGTACTCCAATCCGAGGATGAATGGGCGGCGCGAAACCGCCATCTTGTCGAAAGCTTAAGCAGCCTTATGAACGAGCATGTGCGCTTTCGTACCGGTAAGGCACTCGACATTGGGTGTCAGAACGGTGAATTGACAGACAGCTACGCTGCGGCGACAGCGTTGGGCTGGCAGGGCCTCGAACCGGATCTTGAGTGCCCAACGCGATCCCGGGCCGGCTTGCAGATGCAGCCCGGCGTCGCCCACGACCTGCCGTTCGGGGATCAAAGCTTCGACTGCATCGCCTTGGCGAACGTATTCGAGCACATCAAGCCGGTTCTGCACAATGCAAGCATGGAAGAAATTTACCGCGTGTTGGTTCCCGGTGGAATCTTGGTAGGGCAAATCCCCAATCCGTATTTTCCGATCGAATCCCACAGCCGTCTGCCGTTCTTCGGCTTCGTGCCCCGCAAGCTTCAGCCGCTTTACTGGAAGCTGACGCCCACCGGATGGGATTTCGAAAAGGCCCATTTCTTCATCACCACGATCGGGCACGTGAAAAAAGCTGCGGCCGCTGCAGGCTTCTCGATGGTACTGGCCCAAGACTTCAATTACAGGGCCGAGGCCGTCCCCAAGGCACTGCGCTGGGCTGCTCGGCTTCATAGCCGATTGGGCGTTGTTCCCTGGGCATGGCAATTCGTCTTTCGGCGGATGGAACACTAG